One stretch of Lagenorhynchus albirostris chromosome 13, mLagAlb1.1, whole genome shotgun sequence DNA includes these proteins:
- the FBXO48 gene encoding F-box only protein 48 — translation MKKNSKRNHSSRVSDLELSSADAEKEIKERQNNFVELLPPEVTFKIFSQLDIWSLCRASVTCRSWNHTIRHSDALWKPHCLTVRAVCQREIDDDLESGYPWRVILLRNYQKSKVKHEWLSGRYSNICSPISLPEKIMYPMDADTWGEILEAELER, via the exons ATGAAGAAAAACTCCAAGAGGAACCACAGTTCAAGGGTTTCTGACCTAGAATTGAGCTCTGCGGATgctgagaaggaaataaaagagcgTCAGAATAACTTTGTTGAACTGCTGCCTCCagaagttacttttaaaattttcagtcagCTGGACATCTGGAGTTTGTGCAGGGCTTCAGTGACGTGCAGGAGCTGGAATCACACAATAAGACACAGCGATGCCTTGTGGAAACCTCATTGCCTGACTGTGAGAGCTGTATGCCAAAGAGAGATAGATGATGATCTAGAGAGTGGTTATCCCTGGAGG GTAATACTACTGAGGAATTACCAGAAGAGTAAAGTGAAACATGAATGGCTAAGTGGCAGATATAGCAACATATGTTCTCCTATCAGCCTACCAGAAAAAATCATGTACCCAATGGATGCAGACACATGGGGGGAAATTCTAGAAGCAGAACTGGAAAGATAA